A DNA window from Paenibacillus sp. HWE-109 contains the following coding sequences:
- a CDS encoding TIGR03943 family putative permease subunit, with translation MSQIWSVFAHRTIRAAVLIAFVIFIIQISRADALIYYVAPSMDLWVKSLAVGMYVLAMHQLYLAVRDVMSKKKAEAFACTCSSHSHHHWKPGVMMMYGALIIPLILAFSFPNAVLGSQMAAKKGLNLTPSSILVNNVDAIQNQPPNDRIQLDTGQTFPFNAYTKPYAKQASAMFSQPLIMINDDFYIESLTSLDLYQDQFIGKKVQIAGYVYRLDTMNNNQFALGRFSMRCCVADSVPLAILVETDSPEQWKNDMYVVALGTIEKRKIDGKDVLTIVAKTIDTQKEPTSPYVYQNAYFGN, from the coding sequence ATGAGTCAAATTTGGTCCGTGTTTGCGCATCGAACGATTAGAGCTGCGGTCTTGATTGCTTTCGTTATTTTTATTATCCAGATTAGCCGGGCGGATGCACTGATCTATTATGTCGCTCCGAGCATGGATCTCTGGGTGAAAAGTCTTGCTGTTGGCATGTATGTGCTGGCAATGCATCAGCTTTATTTGGCAGTACGTGATGTCATGTCCAAAAAGAAAGCGGAGGCATTCGCTTGTACTTGCTCGTCACATAGCCACCATCACTGGAAACCAGGTGTTATGATGATGTATGGAGCTTTGATCATTCCGCTTATACTGGCGTTTTCGTTTCCCAATGCGGTGCTCGGAAGTCAAATGGCCGCTAAAAAAGGCCTAAATTTAACGCCTTCAAGCATTCTCGTGAATAACGTTGATGCCATTCAGAACCAGCCTCCAAATGATAGGATTCAACTGGATACAGGACAGACCTTTCCGTTTAATGCCTACACCAAGCCTTATGCCAAGCAGGCTTCGGCTATGTTCAGCCAACCGCTCATTATGATTAACGACGATTTTTACATTGAATCGCTGACATCACTGGACTTGTATCAGGATCAATTTATCGGCAAAAAGGTGCAAATTGCAGGTTATGTTTACCGCCTCGACACCATGAACAACAATCAGTTCGCCTTGGGACGATTCTCAATGCGCTGCTGTGTCGCAGACTCTGTGCCGCTTGCCATTCTGGTAGAGACCGATAGCCCCGAACAATGGAAAAACGATATGTATGTTGTCGCTCTCGGCACCATTGAGAAACGTAAGATTGACGGTAAAGACGTATTAACGATCGTTGCCAAAACGATCGATACGCAAAAGGAACCAACGAGTCCCTACGTGTATCAGAATGCTTACTTTGGAAACTAA
- a CDS encoding putative 2-aminoethylphosphonate ABC transporter substrate-binding protein yields MKKLSGSLIVIVTAVALLTACGKTATIKETPSGVAASPAGTGNLDTTSKELTVYTALEDDAIKNYLASYKKKYPDVKINIVRDSTGVITAKLLAEKDNPQADIIWGLAATSLLVLDQNNQLEPYAPQGVDRILPEFKDKNVPAHWVGIDAWETAFIVNKTEMDKRKLPIPETYADLIKPEYKGLITMPNPSSSGTGFLTVSGLIQLDGKDKAWDYMNKLHDNIGMYVHSGSKPAKLAGTGEYPIGISFGYRGLQEKKNGSPVEVVFPKEGSGWDVEANALIKKKTIKQVSQQFLDWAITDDAMLEYNKNYAILAIQTDASKLPEGYKVDPIKQLIKNDLNEAAKNRESILAEWDKRYNTKSEPKK; encoded by the coding sequence ATGAAAAAATTATCTGGAAGTCTGATCGTCATCGTTACAGCAGTAGCACTATTAACAGCATGCGGCAAAACTGCAACCATTAAAGAGACACCATCCGGAGTTGCCGCAAGTCCTGCAGGAACTGGGAATTTGGATACAACCAGCAAGGAATTGACCGTGTATACGGCACTGGAAGATGATGCGATCAAGAACTATTTGGCTAGTTACAAAAAGAAATATCCAGATGTCAAAATTAACATTGTCCGAGATTCGACAGGGGTCATCACAGCCAAACTGTTGGCCGAGAAAGACAATCCGCAAGCAGACATTATTTGGGGGTTGGCGGCAACAAGCCTGCTGGTGCTTGATCAGAACAATCAATTGGAGCCCTACGCTCCGCAGGGCGTAGATCGTATACTTCCTGAATTTAAAGATAAAAATGTACCGGCGCATTGGGTAGGCATTGATGCTTGGGAAACAGCTTTCATTGTTAACAAAACAGAGATGGATAAACGTAAATTGCCTATTCCTGAAACTTATGCGGATTTAATTAAACCGGAATATAAAGGGCTCATTACGATGCCCAACCCGTCTTCCTCGGGGACAGGCTTCCTGACTGTATCTGGACTCATTCAATTGGATGGTAAAGATAAAGCATGGGACTACATGAACAAACTACACGATAATATCGGGATGTATGTTCACTCCGGATCTAAACCAGCTAAATTGGCTGGCACAGGTGAGTATCCGATCGGCATTTCCTTCGGTTATCGGGGATTACAAGAGAAAAAGAACGGTTCCCCCGTTGAAGTCGTATTCCCCAAAGAAGGTTCTGGGTGGGACGTAGAAGCGAATGCACTAATCAAGAAGAAAACAATAAAACAGGTGTCACAGCAGTTCCTGGATTGGGCCATTACGGACGATGCCATGCTGGAGTACAACAAAAACTATGCGATCTTGGCTATCCAAACCGACGCTTCCAAACTTCCGGAAGGTTACAAGGTGGACCCGATCAAACAATTGATCAAAAACGATTTGAATGAAGCAGCGAAAAATCGCGAAAGTATTTTGGCTGAATGGGATAAACGGTACAACACGAAGAGTGAGCCGAAAAAATAG
- a CDS encoding permease has translation MSFLSDFRTMVIGILLESFPFILLGVIISALLQTFISDQALQRWIPKKTIPGILFGCLLGIIFPLCECGIIPVVHRLIRKGMPPYIGIVFMMAGPVINPVVFTSTFVAFRAQPQMAVSRMVLAFAAAALIGVWAARGVRDSALRNPVNNGLEPVASGKKSVKRPLSNKAPKASWTKKWHETLEHAAIEMFDVGKFLVLGATVTALLQTAVSRQWLLSLSDGDWTPHLFMMGLAYVLSICSTADAFVGATFIPDFSLGSVLAFLVFGAMLDIKSTLMLLKVFRLKTVLTVMLISAVVVLLGSVAFDRLYTYL, from the coding sequence ATGAGTTTTCTAAGCGACTTTCGCACCATGGTCATCGGTATTTTACTGGAGTCATTTCCTTTTATTTTGCTTGGCGTCATCATTTCCGCCCTGCTGCAAACCTTCATAAGCGATCAGGCACTACAGCGATGGATACCAAAGAAGACGATTCCCGGCATTCTTTTCGGCTGTTTGCTCGGCATCATCTTCCCGCTTTGCGAATGTGGAATCATTCCCGTGGTGCACCGGCTGATCCGCAAAGGCATGCCGCCTTATATCGGCATTGTGTTTATGATGGCCGGGCCGGTCATCAACCCGGTCGTGTTTACGTCCACGTTCGTGGCGTTTCGGGCTCAGCCTCAGATGGCTGTCTCCCGCATGGTGCTGGCTTTCGCTGCAGCGGCACTTATCGGGGTGTGGGCGGCTCGGGGAGTCCGTGATTCTGCGCTTCGCAATCCGGTCAATAACGGCCTTGAACCTGTCGCTTCAGGCAAAAAAAGCGTCAAGCGTCCGCTTTCCAACAAAGCGCCGAAAGCATCTTGGACAAAGAAATGGCATGAAACGCTGGAACATGCCGCCATTGAAATGTTTGATGTAGGCAAATTTCTGGTCTTAGGGGCTACTGTTACAGCTTTGCTGCAAACGGCTGTAAGCAGACAGTGGCTCCTTTCGTTAAGCGATGGAGATTGGACTCCGCATTTGTTTATGATGGGACTCGCCTATGTCCTTTCCATTTGTTCCACCGCAGATGCGTTCGTTGGCGCTACGTTCATTCCCGATTTCAGCTTGGGCTCCGTGCTCGCTTTTCTCGTGTTTGGCGCCATGCTGGATATCAAAAGCACATTGATGCTGCTCAAAGTGTTCCGACTCAAAACCGTCTTGACGGTTATGCTTATTTCAGCCGTCGTCGTTCTGCTCGGATCGGTTGCATTCGATCGGCTGTACACGTACTTATAG